The proteins below come from a single Necator americanus strain Aroian chromosome V, whole genome shotgun sequence genomic window:
- a CDS encoding hypothetical protein (NECATOR_CHRV.G17317.T1): protein MCVCNRDLAAAYYYYYYYYYYYYYYYYYYYYYYYYYYYYYYYYYYYYYYYYYYYYYYYYYYYYYYYYYYYYYYY, encoded by the coding sequence ATGTGCGTTTGTAACCGAGATTTGGCGGCAgcctactactactactactactactactactactactactactactactactactactactactactactactactactactactactactactactactactactactactactactactactactactactactactactactactactactactactactactactactactactactactactactactaa
- a CDS encoding hypothetical protein (NECATOR_CHRV.G17314.T2), which yields MVKMKRELSHNASLPLVIISDYGTLKETFVKDGDAFAGKFQVQEFSNVFRGGVYGIVDTVGEMWRDHRRFALHILRDFGLGKDGMEQRILLEMEAMTETLNDHHGVELNLQDVFDVAVGSVINQLLFGYRFDEEHIDEFRQMKTLISRQMRIFAGPGATMLFVNPWAPPSD from the exons ATGGTGAAAATGAAACGTGAACTGTCACACAATG CGTCCCTCCCATTAGTGATCATCAGCGACTACGGTACTCTGAAAGAAACGTTTGTCAAAGATGGTGATGCGTTTGCTGGGAAATTTCAGGtgcaagaattttcaaatgttttcagAG GTGGCGTTTACGGTATTGTGGATACGGTTGGTGAAATGTGGCGCGATCATAGACGATTTGCTTTACATATTCTTAGAGATTTTGGACTCGGCAAGGATGGGATGGAACAGAGg ATTCTTCTGGAAATGGAAGCGATGACGGAGACATTGAACGACCATCATGGAGTTGAATTGAATTTACAG GATGTATTTGATGTGGCGGTAGGATCAGTGATCAATCAACTTTTGTTTGGTTATCGGTTCGATGAG GAACACATTGACGAATTCCGCCAAATGAAAACTCTGATCTCCCGACAAATGCGCATTTTCGCAGGACCGGGGGCTACGATGCTGTTCGTTAATCCATG GGCTCCTCCATCGGATTAA
- a CDS encoding hypothetical protein (NECATOR_CHRV.G17315.T1), producing MTDLDWDLIFKVHVKGAYTKTKAAWPYMRKWNYGRIIVTSSIAGIYGNFVTTCTIDQLERLFVMRRLNMFEITGAKSPICRTSSISIT from the exons ATGACGGATCTCGACTGGG ACTTAATTTTCAAAGTTCACGTGAAAGGAGCTTATACCAAGACGAAAGCAGCTTGGCCGTATATGAGGAAGTGGAACTACGGAAGAATTATTGTGACGTCATCAATTGCGGGCATCTATGGAAACTTCG TGACTACTTGTACTATCGATCAGCTGGAAAGGTTGTTCGTAATGCGAAGGCTGAACATG TTCGAGATAACTGGAGCCAAATCACCAATATGTAGAACGTCCAGCATTTCGATaacatga
- a CDS encoding hypothetical protein (NECATOR_CHRV.G17316.T1), giving the protein MTNQSVDIKWRSIVPAYFGGSSFATFVSCLSLYETSPWMGRRSTSGFLRMNLCCLSVHGSNSCLTVRLVRKSQDRPHRLWPTS; this is encoded by the exons ATGACCAACCAGTCAGTCGATATCAAGTGGCGTTCAATAGTGCCCGCCTATTTTGGCGGCAGTTCTTTTGCAACATTCGTGTCGTGCTTGTCGCTCTAT GAGACTTCTCCGTGGATGGGTCGAAGATCTACCAGTGGTTTCTTGCGGATGAATTTGTGTTGTTTGTCCGTTCATGGAT CGAATAGCTGCCTAACAGTACGTTTGGTACGAAAAAGTCAAGATCGACCGCATCGACTATGGCCGACCAGCTGA